The Halarchaeum grantii genome has a window encoding:
- a CDS encoding helix-hairpin-helix domain-containing protein, producing the protein MALLVDVPGINHKLAQRVAIYFDFVEDIETASREELEEAPGIGPTRAAAIQRWM; encoded by the coding sequence ATGGCGCTCCTCGTCGACGTTCCAGGCATCAACCACAAGCTCGCGCAGCGTGTCGCCATCTACTTCGACTTCGTCGAGGACATTGAGACCGCGTCACGCGAGGAGTTAGAGGAAGCTCCCGGTATCGGGCCGACGCGGGCGGCGGCGATTCAGCGCTGGATGTAG